The region CGTTatcagtcatccagaacagctggtgctctcatgcatgtttcagtgttgcttgcctcgaagcgagcataaaaggaatttagctcgtctggtaaactttcgtcactgggcagctcgcgtctggatttccctttgtaatccttaATAGGATGTAATGCTAGGGTTGCACAATTCCAGGAACTTTCAATAAAATgtcctggttttccagaaatcctggttggaggtttCCGGACATTCTGCTTATCCTTCAACCAGGATTTCGGGTAAAACAGGGAATATATTTTAAGTTCCTGGAATTTTGTAACCCTACCATTGACGGACATAAATCCAACAATGTTAGACATACTTTGAAATTATTTGTACACAGACATTGTTtactaacaatgcagtaaaaacAAAGTTATGCTGGGGTAAGAGTGGTATGAGCCATTTAAAAAGTTAACATTATGACAGCAGTTTGGTAATAGTTTGCTATATTGCCCATGCGGCATGCACACAGCGAACACAAAGCAACATTCTACCTTGATGAAGTTGCAACAAAGTCTCCACCGTCCAACAATCTCAGCTTGCAGAACAATACCCCGTTCACGAAAGGCACTGCAGTCAGCTCCTCCAATGTCAAATGTGTCTGAAACTTGAATTTCTTCTTTTTCGCAAAAAAAGCCATTGAAGGGTTTGTAATGGACCTGTAAACAATGACAAAAAGATTTAGCTGATGATGGCAACGTTTAGAGATTAAAACAGCCTACACTATTTATTCAACCTATTAAATTTGAAACAGATGTGGTGACTATAACACATTGAAACAATCTGAAATGACTTATTACTACAAAACATTGGTTACATACCTTGAGACCGACCACAGTGTGTATTGGCACCTCACAACTTTTTCTTCTGTGTGCTTGATACGATGCTGACTCAAATGCTCTTGACTAACTACTGACCAGTCTTGAAATCTTGGAGTACAATACATTGTAGAACAAGCAATACATTTGTCAGGCACTTTTCTGTTCAAACAGCCTCTAATTCTTCATGACATTTTATCTCTTTTCCACATATCGCAAGCTAAAGCTAGGAAAAAAATGCAACTGACATGCCACCGGTAACCCACACAGTAAATTGGGTATGGTTCTAGTGTACTACGAACCAATACCAAAATTGCTCAATTAGCTCCGCCCCTGGATGCTTTCGTGTCACTGATCGTGTAGGCTGGTGCTCCCACCGACGAGGTGAATACGACCCCTTGTGGCTATGCATAAGAGGTACGTCTCAGGACGATAACTGTAACCATCCACTCAGTAGCCTATGTctaatcagtggtgtaaagtacttgagtaaaaaaacttcaaagtactacttaagtagtttttttggggtatctgtactttactttgctatttatatttttgacaacttttacttcactacattcctaaagaaaataatgtactttttactccgtacattttccctgacactcaaaagttatttttacattttgaatgcttagcaggacaggaacattgTCAAATTCCCACCCttaccaagagaacatccctgatcatctactgcctcttatctggggGACtcgctaaacacaaatgcattgtTTGTCAATTGTCTGAGTTTAGGAGCATGCCCCTGGCTAAccataaataaaatgaaaatggTTCTGTCTGGtttacttaatataaggaatttgaaattacctttacttttgatacttgagaacaTTTGAggatttacttttgatacttaagtatttcaaaccaaatacttttagacttttactcatgcagtattttactgggtgacttttacttgagtgattttctattaaggtatctttactttaactcaactaagacaattgagtactttttccaccagagtggaagtgtgtgtgtgtgtgtgtgtgtgtgtgtgtgtgtgtgtgtgtgtgtgtgtgtgtgtgtgtgtgtgtgtgtgtgtgtgtgtgtgtgtgtgtgtgtgtgtgtgtgtgtgtgtgtgtgtgtgtgtaaaaaccaACCTCTAAAACACACGTTCTTCTCATTATGCTTAGACGGGTTTTAGTTATTGaactttctccctctgtccttctgcAAATAAGGATGTCATATGGGAAACATTGTTTCATAGGTTATAGCCAGGTTCCACTTTTTATAgctaatgtattttatttattcaaTCATTTGTTTGACTATACAGACACAGGTGAATACTTACTTTCAAACTGCTATTGCTACATGTCATAACAAGACCATGCCACAGGAGAGTGATAGAGCCCCAAGGTGTCAAAATAGATAAATAGGCCTAAAACATGGCCTGCTTGGACTAAAATCCTTGCTCTCTTTTCCTGTCTTAATCCCAACACTAACTGGGGTTGTCACGTTGATATGGATCACATCTTTCTGTGTTCATTCAAATCTATGTTGAAATATGTGCATGGGTGCAATGACTCTTTCAAAGTATAATCATCCTTTTGTATTAGAATAGTGTTTGCAAAGACTACCACTTTTGAAACCATGATTCTACAAATAAAAGGGAATTATTTTAGGGCTACAATTACTTTTGTCATGGACATTTTCTTGTTTCCTCCAGCCCCTACATGTTTCAAAGTTACATATGCATCCGAGTGGTTACATTTAAGATATTCTACTTCAGTTCTGGTGGGGGAGATAAATTGATTTGAAACCAGCACATTCTGTGGTGTTCTAGTACAGAATGTTGAGACTTACAAACTGTGCCAAAGACCACATTTTCTTTTATCAGACAGTGTCATCATAGTTTAAGTGACCTGTACACGGAATCATGGTTGAACTCGCACCCTGTAATATTTGAATCACATTTCAAGTGATATTACTGAACATAATGAGAtacagtatgtggacaaccccttcaaatgagtggatttggctatttcagccacacccgttgctgacagatgtataaaaccGAGCACATTGCCATGCAAtctacatagacaaacattggcagtagaatggcttttctgaagagctcagtgactttcaatgtggcacaatcataggatgccacctttccaacaagtccaatttctgccctgctaaagctgccccggtcaactgtaagtgctgttatcgtgaagtggaaatgtctaggagcaacaacggctcagccatgaagtggtactgtaggccacacaagctcacagaatgggaccaatgAGTGCTCTGGGGCagaaaaatggtctgtcctcggttgcaacactcactaccaacttccaaactgcctctggaagcaatgtcaccacaataactgttcgtcgggagcttcttGAAATCAgtttccacggccgagcagctgcacacacgcctaagatcaccatgcgcaatgccaagcgtcagctggagtgttgtaaagctcgctgccattggactctggagctgtgGAAACGCGTTATCttcgccatctggcagtccgacggactaatctgggtttggaggatgccaggagaatgctacctgctccaatgcatgatggtgccaactgtaaagtttgatggaggaggaataagggtctggggctgtttttcatggttcgggttaggccccttagttctagtgaagggaaatcttaacattacagcacacaatgacattctagactattctgtgcttccaactttgtgtcagAAGGttggggaaggccatttcctgtttcagcatgacaatgccgccgtgcacaaagcgaggtccatacagaaatggtttgtcgcgatcagtgtggaagaacttgactggcctgcacagatacCTGACCTCAActtcatcgaacacctttgggattaattagAACGCTGACCaaagccaggtctaatcgccaaacatcagtgcctAATACTAAtacttgtggttgaatggaagcaagtccctgcagcaatgttccaacatctagaggaaagccttcccagaagagtgggggctgttatagcagcaaagggaggaacacctccatattaattcccatggaaggccaaaatgatcatcaaggacaacaaccacctgagccaatGCCTGTTCaacccactatcatccagaagccgaggtcagtacagatgcatcaaagctgggaccgagagacagaagctgtttttcaatctcaaggccatcagacttttaaatagccatcacttgtaacttagaggctgctgccctatatacatatacttgaaatcactggccactttaataatggaacactagtcacttgagtaatgcaaaatatgtcaacattattaatctcatatgtatactgtatatactgtattgttttctattctactgtattttagtctatgccactccgacattgcttatccaaatatttatatattcttaattccattcctttaccttagatttgtgtgtattgttgtgaaatgtttagatattttttgttagatattactgcactgttggagctagaaacacaagcatttcgctacacccacaaaaacatctgctaaacatgtgtatgtgaccaatacaatttgatttggaatgAGAAGTtcgcatacttttggtcatgtagtgtacattatTCTTATAAGTTGGTCAATTTGCTCTCGCCTTGCTAAAACAATAATAATTAAAATGCCTGTGTTTACACGTGGCAGAGAGATCCTAAACAATGAAAGGGCTGCACTTTTCAGTTCCATTGGAATGCTCATTGTGATGAGGTCCTGCTCGCACTGGGCTTGCACTGGAATCTAGGTATGCCATAAAGCCCTGTAACTCCAAATTGGTATCCCTGAAGCTTGCCTGTCAAACTATTGTTGTCCCAGAGTTATTGCAATCTCTAAAGATTTTATTGCCTAAGAGGTGCCATGTTCTTTGAATAGTAAATATGTACCGAGACTACGACCATAAATTCTCATGAGAACTCATGTTAGACTTAAATATTAACACTACACTTTTTCATATgctacatttacattacatttactGAGAATTGTTTTTGGGTACAGAttatgagagggggggggtgtcttTTAATGAAAACACAACCTTTTACAGCAGTGGGCTAAATTAGGGacacacagtgtttcttggtagtcttaaacaaatctactttgaaacagaagtatacacctcacacacatggttatgggcttaaaaagaataagacacctgtaccatatCAGATACAGTTGAAATGTGTTTgattttgagtttgcatcacaatgttacactttatatacatcacagaatacTGAAATATAACCAAACCGTTTCACAAACAAACACCAAATGTTTggctttttaattttttaatttataTTTATTCATAATTAACATtattaacattccacccatgaggccactgggTAATTTAACTGCAGGGAAGGGCTACCCATGTCAATAGACCAATGGGTTCCATAAAACGTATCCTGCAAAACATGTTATTACTGTTTATATAATTACCTGCACTTGTCTCTGTTAATTATCACACTCCATAATTTGTGCATACCCTCAGACTGGACCACCAACAAAATGTCAACAATGGATCAAATGCAACATGTGACATTTTCAAATGCAAGTAGTACTTGGCGCTTGTCCTCTGGCATTTAAATCTGGGCATGTTTTCACCATTCTACAACACAACTTCATGATGTTCTTTAGTGTCTGGTGGGACAAGTGCAGACCTTTGCAGGACATACAACCcccatgtaaaaaatatatataaaaatgcaCATATTAAACGTTTTAAATCTGTTGATGACTTTTTATTCTCTTTAGGCATATTTACTGCCTCAATTCTGATATGTAGTCCTCCTAGAATGTTGGTATTAAACACATAACTTGATGTGCCTTTTATCATCTTATCTCAGAATTCCTAGAGTTGTAAACATTGTTACTAACAGGCTGAATAATAATCCAAGGAACATACCAGTTcaaggaactgaatgtatgttcTGTCTAAGCTGGACATTCTCAGAATGTTGTTATTATGATATGTTGGTTGAACTCAGGCCATCTTTGAATGTATTTGCCTTGATCTTGCGTAAAGGGCGCAATGGAATGATACAGTGGTGGTTCGAGCAAATTACGTTGCCGAGTGGGGAAAAAATACATCGTAGGAGCCAATGAAATAGGTCTATTTTTAAAAGGGAGTGGTTTCATGGGTTTCTATAACACAACGCACTTCCTTACCGGCATTTTAGTATTAACACGCGAAGTTGAACAGTCTTTGGTGTACTTACTAGCTATTTATTTATTGTGGAACGTGTTTACCTTTACTTTAAATATGCTTGGCCTGTGCCTTTATGTGCCTGTTCCGAATTCGGATGCGGCTGAATTCGAGTATTTTGAGTCCAATGGACTACCATCGGAGTTGAAATCGCTCTTCAAATTGAGTGTGTTTCTACCTTCACAAGAGTTTTCTACTTATCGGAAATGGAGAAAGGTAAAACTTGCAGCATATTATTTTACTTACATGTCTTTATGCATCAGCGGGGTTCACATCAAGTTTTACATTTTGAGTGTTGTATTTGGTTATTCCTGGAAATTACACATATTTGTAACGATCACGCTGTCGTAGTTTCCTGTAAGTACAAACCCCTTCTTCCTGCACTCGGGGTTTGTCACGGTTTCCATTAGTTACCACAGTCAAAGTCAAAATGGCCTATAAAGTAAAAATGAATTACTCAAATTtcctttttggtcttaatttaaagtTCGGCATAAGGTTAGTAGTGTGTTGGTTTAAAATTACTTTTTAAGAAATGCATTTTATACATGGGCGGCGTTTCATGGCTATGCGTTTGTCAAAGGGAAAAGGTATAAACGGAATCTTTGGGACGTCCCAACTCACGTCATTTAAAACGGTAAGGGTTGGGCTAAATTTAGGGTAAAagtaggagttaggttaaagatAGGAACGTCCCAATGATCCCAGGTAGCACTAACTTTAGTCAAACTCTACATCTACCCAGTGCTCCCATGCAATTTAGTGCACCTATCTGAATATAATGTTAAACATAATGATGCTccttaatatattttttaaattaattactTCATGAAGGTGTTTAAGTTCATTGAATAACTCAACTATTTATCATCAAAAGATCAAATAGTGCATAGGTGGATTATTATTGTTTGGCTACACATTGATGGTTCCTAGGGCTTGTAAATTAAAACCATTGGCCTGCAAGACCCTCTTATTGATATAATCAAGTATCATTGACCTGGAGCCCTAAACCATCGGATTCAGGGTTGCAAATTAGCATAAAGAAATCACTGGAAGATGATGGAATGATTAAATAATTGCATGCAAGACTTGGCTGGAGCTTCAAGACCCCCAAGACTGTTTGACCCACTTATCATAGACAAGGCATGGTGTTGATTGCCGAGTTTGGCATTGTGGATTGAGCCCCCCTTCAGGGGTGGGTAATAGTGCCTGGGACATCTATCTATATCCTGCGAACTCACACTAAGCCTGTCTACCTGGTCTAAAATAGGGCCGGTGTTGATATTTGATTTACTGTATTGAAATACAGTATGTGACAGTGTTCCCATAGAGTACATTCCTTCTATCCAGGCATATGTCACATTTGACAGTGAATGTAGGACAGGTTAGCCTAGATTTGAGTCCGCATGCTTTCAACATATGACCTTTGTGGTCTTTGCCTCTCAGAGACATTGCTGAAATGGTTTGTCGTGACTGGACATTAAGGTGATGACACCATCGAGAATGACATTATTCACACTTTACCCTCCTTCCAGGTGCTTACAATACATTCCATTAGTATTGTCCACCTCCAGAGAAGCCCCCAGTCTAGGCCTTACTACAGTTGATTGATTTTCAATCGGCCCCTCTATAATGTCTCATAATAGAAAGCAGGTCAGTGTGCCTTTCCACTGTTGTTGATCATTTGGTTTTGTTTGCCTCTGCAGAAAGTAGTGAAAATTGCAGATAAGGACCTGGATGAGCAGATGGTCTTTGAGGAGTTTGTGAACTATTTGAAGGATCATGAGAAAGACCTGAGACTTGTCTTCAAGAGCctggacagaaggagagctggtaTGCAATTATCCACAAATCAACTGTTAGTTTGGGGACATACCTTAGCTACCACacaattcaaatgttttttttctgattTAGGTGGACTTCTGATTGGTGATGAATTGTCTTCTTCCATTGTGATTCAGGTCAAATATATTCTAAGGAAATCATGGagtcactccaggaccttggtGTTCACATATCACAGCAGCATGCCGAGAAGATCCTACAATGGTAAGATATTATAACGGAGCAGTGTTCCCTTAAGATTTTGGTCAATCTTGTCAGTATGTCTTTTGTTACCAGTTTGATTCATATTCTCAAGAGTTTATGGTTTTGTTTTCATCTTTGGCAATAGCATGGATAAGAATGGCACAATGACCATCGACTGGAATGAGTGGAGCAACTACCCTCTGCTACACCCCAAAGAGAACAACATCCCTGAGATCACCCTCTACTGGAAACACTCCACGGTGAGAAGGGTGGGAGGACGGGGGGTGTGAACTAGCTATCCAGCAAGCAGGGAACAATTCTATTTCACGTTAATTTGAGTACACTCATTCACAAAATTGTGAATAGGGATGTTAATCCTATTACATAGATTAACACTGTGAATGGACGTGCCTCACCATTTAAGTCTTATTAGTGTTTAAATAGGACAGGAACACTctgaatgtaatgtaatgatTTACAAGAATCATGAATTACCCCTTTGTATATCAAATGTTGATTACAGTTTTAATTATCCCTTGTGTAAAATGTTTATTACGTTTGTAAAGTGTTAAGAGGACACTCAAATTATCCCCTCGGTATTCAGAACCACTTTCACAGGACAGTGTGTTCTTGGGCAGCATGCGGGTGGGGTAATGAAATACAGTATGTCTTAATAAGAAAAGCCAGCTCTAAATCTTAGCCTGTTTACCTCCTCCTATGTGTCGAGCTACAGAACAACATTTATAAGCCGAGCGGGGGCAACAAAATATTCGGAAGCATTGCTTGGAGATGGGATGACCACCCAAAACAAAGGCCAAGGAAAATGTCCCACGGCATTCACTCAAGTCACTTTGGCCTGACCATCTCATGCCAGTAGTGTTACTCACACTTATATAGCATGATTTTAATATCAACTTGGCAATCATGAAATAGTTTTCAGCTGGTGATTCATCTCTGGCATGGTAAAGCTTCAGGGGGATAGAGCCTGTACTCTGGCATGGGCTTTGCAAAGGCACCTCTGTAGGGACTTGTACCCAAAGCTATGTCTAGAGTCGGAGTCTCGCTGGCTGACTCAGATTGTCATTATGTAATAGATAGCTTTACAAGAAGGGAACATGCACTCTATTCTATACCCTTATAATATCAGCAGTCTGAACCATGACATCAAAGCACAAACGCCCTTATTTTCTCTCTGGTTTGATATCAGATTACAAAGAAATGTCCCAGAAATAACAGAGCAGGAAACAACAGAATTCAACTTGCTTCCTAACACAGAACATGAAGTAATCACGGACCTAAAGCCTCATGAGGGATGAGGGCAGACGCACACTGCACATTTCACTGTCAATACCACTCTTCCCTGTTTTGTGTATACATGGGGCCTTAGAaatcacacacactgaaaaatgttcagtcacccccccccccccccttttaaaaCAATAATAAATAGCTTGACTATATTTATAATTGCAAACTGCTCTTAGATAGCTCCAATGTCTTTTGGGCCAAAAGAGAAGATAATAGTGTATAATAATACTCATGTTCTATATCTTTCTACTCTCTGTAGCTCTTTGATGTAGGTGAGAATCTGATGGTGCCTGATGACTTCACAACAGAGGAAAAACTGACAGGAATGTGGTGGAGGCATCTGGTTGCAGGCGGAGGTGCAGGAGCAGTGTCCCGAACATTCACCGCCCCCTTAGACCGACTCAAAGTACTCATGCAGGTAAGAAGCCCTTGATCTACTATCTTAATAGATAGTATGACAGCCATGTATTCCCAACAACAGTTTGAGTCCTAGTAATGGTACACCAGCCCTCAATAACCAATTTATTTATTACCTAAGAGCCATACATGGGTTAATGAGTACGTAGATTATTGCCAGAACAGAGGGCAAGAGTCCTGGGGGCTGTTCGTTCCCACCGGCTCATTTAGCTGACCAATGTTAGTGGCTAAGAGCCAGCACATCGTCTCTGGTGAGTTGTGATTGGCTGCATCAGGAGAGATTAGATCTGCTTTTACGTGATCGCAATGTGGGGATCAGTAACCCCTGATTGGCGTTAGTGGGTCTGTTTGAACAAGTCGTCTAGCGTCATCTTTGTGTTGGTACAACTGATTCCAGAACCCTGACTTGTTCCAcactgattcccccccccccccgttgagCAAATATGTTCACATTCTCAAAGCCTATGCCGGATAACTGAAGAAATGTTATGACACTAAAAGGCCAACTTTCATCTAAATCATGAATTGGCATCAATGGAAGATGTGCATGAACATTTGCGTTAAGCTCACAGATCTCAATTCAGAATACGCCCCTAATTGTGTTATTGTTCATGTGACTTCTGTATGATAAACATTGATGTTCTTTACTTGTCAGGTCCATGGTTCCAGTAGCAACAACATGTGCATCATGAGTGGGCTCACCCAGATGATCAAAGAAGGTGGGATGAGGTCGCTGTGGAGAGGGAACGGAATGAACATCGTCAAAATTGCACCTGAAACTGCCATTAAGTTCATGGCTTATGAGCAGGTACTTGCTCCTATATCATTTTCTTAATTTCTATTActctttttaaaatgatatataAACCATTATTATAATTCCTTAATCTCAATTTCTGAAGTGAGGACCAAGTTCATGTTCTAACCAGTGTCTGCCCCATCTtattttctcccctctctcctttcaacTGAAAAACTCTCTGGCACAGATCAAGCGTTTGATTGGCAGTGATAAGGAGACACTTGGCATCCTGGAGCGTTTTGTAGCTGGCTCTATGGCTGGAGTCATCGCTCAGAGCACCATCTACCCCATGGAGGTGAGCAGCCATCAATCATCCCCCCCCTAGCATAGACCTGGGATGATTACATCTATTATTGTTGTCAGGATAGAAAGGACAAAAATGCATGATTGATTTGCGAATAAATTAGTAATGCCAATGTTTTCAATCTGATTACATGCCACCTGCTAGATTTTCATAGTCTTTCATTTCTGAACACAAGGTTCTGAAAACACGGCTTGCCTTGCGAAAGACTGGTCAGTACTCTGGCATCTCTGACTGTGCAAAGAACATCTTtaggagagagggactgggtgCCTTTTACAAGGGCTTTATCCCCAACATGATGGGCATCATCCCCTACGCTGGAATCGACCTGGCTGTGTATGAGGTAAGAAGAGACCCGGATATAACTTTACAAAGCTGTTTTCACTGCATTGTATGCTCCATTTGGAATTATCTGACTGTTCTTTTTTCCACAGACATTGAAGAACTCCTGGTTAGAAAAGTATGGCACCAAAAGTACTGACCCGGGAGTGTTAGTTCTGCTTGGCTGTGGCACAATCTCCAGCACCTGTGGTCAGCTGGCCAGCTACCCCCTAGCCCTGGTCAGGACCCGCATGCAGGCACAAGGTGAGACCTTCAACAATACACCTAATTTACACTGCTTATATTCAAATATATTAAATCGTCCTTATTTTATTGAGATGCAGTTATAAATAACTACCAGT is a window of Oncorhynchus kisutch isolate 150728-3 linkage group LG3, Okis_V2, whole genome shotgun sequence DNA encoding:
- the LOC109877962 gene encoding calcium-binding mitochondrial carrier protein SCaMC-2-B-like; this encodes MGFYNTTHFLTGILVLTREVEQSLVYLLAIYLLWNVFTFTLNMLGLCLYVPVPNSDAAEFEYFESNGLPSELKSLFKLSVFLPSQEFSTYRKWRKKVVKIADKDLDEQMVFEEFVNYLKDHEKDLRLVFKSLDRRRAGQIYSKEIMESLQDLGVHISQQHAEKILQCMDKNGTMTIDWNEWSNYPLLHPKENNIPEITLYWKHSTLFDVGENLMVPDDFTTEEKLTGMWWRHLVAGGGAGAVSRTFTAPLDRLKVLMQVHGSSSNNMCIMSGLTQMIKEGGMRSLWRGNGMNIVKIAPETAIKFMAYEQIKRLIGSDKETLGILERFVAGSMAGVIAQSTIYPMEVLKTRLALRKTGQYSGISDCAKNIFRREGLGAFYKGFIPNMMGIIPYAGIDLAVYETLKNSWLEKYGTKSTDPGVLVLLGCGTISSTCGQLASYPLALVRTRMQAQAMMEGSPQMTMSGLFKQIIQTEGATGLYRGLAPNFLKVIPAVSISYVVYENLKMSLGVKSR